A region of Pseudomonas marginalis DNA encodes the following proteins:
- a CDS encoding phage tail sheath family protein, with protein MSGFFHGVTVTNVDTGSRPIAVPSSSIIGLCDTFTPGPNASALPNQLMLITRESEAIAAWGADAAITKAIQAIYVRSKAVIVACGVAKLADAAAQTSAIIGGVLANGSRTGMQALLDGKSRFNAQPRLLVAPKHTATLPAATALVALSDKLRAIAIIDGPNTTDEAAMEYRENFGSKRVFLVDPGVQYWDTAASATIDAPGSAWVAGLFAWTDSEYGFWASPSNKEFVGITGTRRPIEFLDGDETCRANLLNNAQIATIIRDDGYRLWGNRTCSADPKWAFVTRVRTMDIVMDAILYGHKWAVDRSITKTYVSDVTEGLTAFMRDLKNQGAVINFEVFADPERNTASQLEQGKVYWNIRFTDVPPAENPNFRVEVTNQWLTEVLDTNT; from the coding sequence ATGAGTGGATTCTTTCACGGCGTCACCGTGACCAACGTCGACACCGGCTCGCGACCTATCGCGGTGCCGTCGTCTTCTATCATCGGTCTTTGCGATACATTCACCCCAGGCCCTAATGCCAGCGCCTTGCCAAATCAGCTGATGCTGATCACCCGCGAAAGCGAAGCCATCGCTGCTTGGGGTGCAGACGCGGCAATCACCAAAGCGATCCAGGCCATCTATGTACGCTCCAAGGCGGTGATTGTCGCCTGTGGCGTGGCAAAGCTGGCTGACGCTGCAGCGCAGACCTCGGCGATCATTGGCGGCGTGCTGGCAAACGGTAGTCGTACCGGCATGCAGGCACTGCTGGATGGTAAGAGCCGTTTCAACGCGCAGCCTCGCTTGCTAGTCGCGCCCAAGCACACTGCGACTTTGCCCGCTGCCACGGCACTTGTGGCATTGAGCGACAAGCTGCGTGCTATCGCCATCATCGACGGTCCCAACACCACCGACGAAGCCGCAATGGAATACCGCGAAAACTTCGGCAGCAAACGTGTGTTCTTAGTCGATCCCGGCGTTCAGTACTGGGACACCGCCGCCAGTGCCACCATCGACGCGCCAGGTTCTGCCTGGGTTGCTGGCCTCTTTGCCTGGACCGATTCGGAGTACGGTTTCTGGGCCTCGCCGTCGAACAAAGAGTTTGTCGGTATCACCGGCACCCGCCGGCCTATTGAGTTTCTGGACGGCGATGAAACCTGCCGTGCGAACCTGCTCAACAACGCGCAGATCGCCACCATCATCCGTGATGACGGCTACCGCCTCTGGGGCAACCGTACCTGTTCCGCCGATCCTAAGTGGGCGTTCGTCACCCGCGTACGAACGATGGATATCGTCATGGACGCGATTCTCTACGGCCACAAATGGGCGGTCGATCGCTCAATCACCAAGACCTACGTCAGTGATGTGACTGAAGGCCTTACGGCGTTTATGCGTGATTTGAAGAATCAGGGCGCGGTGATCAATTTTGAGGTGTTTGCGGACCCTGAACGGAACACGGCCAGTCAGCTGGAGCAGGGCAAGGTGTACTGGAACATCCGCTTCACCGACGTGCCACCGGCAGAAAACCCCAACTTCCGGGTCGAGGTCACCAATCAGTGGCTGACCGAAGTCCTCGATACCAACACTTAA
- a CDS encoding phage major tail tube protein, whose translation MVPQTLYNMNAHIDGVSFAGDITSVTLPKMTLKTEEHRAGGMDAPIEMDQGMEKLEASFAGKGVRAEALKFYGLADQTAFNAVFRGSFKGQKGATTGVVATIRGMLKEVDAGDWKAGDAAEFKYSVACSYYKLEVGGRLMYEIDPVNCVRVINGVDQLASVRRDLGL comes from the coding sequence ATGGTTCCGCAAACGCTCTACAACATGAACGCCCATATCGACGGCGTCAGCTTTGCCGGGGATATCACCAGCGTGACGCTCCCTAAGATGACCCTCAAAACGGAAGAGCATCGTGCTGGGGGCATGGATGCCCCCATTGAGATGGATCAGGGCATGGAAAAGCTGGAAGCCAGTTTCGCCGGCAAGGGTGTGCGTGCTGAAGCATTGAAGTTTTACGGCCTGGCCGACCAGACCGCGTTTAACGCGGTGTTCCGTGGTTCCTTCAAAGGCCAGAAAGGCGCTACCACGGGCGTTGTTGCCACCATCCGGGGCATGCTCAAAGAGGTTGATGCCGGTGACTGGAAGGCCGGTGACGCTGCCGAATTCAAGTATTCCGTGGCCTGCAGTTACTACAAGCTCGAAGTCGGCGGCCGATTGATGTACGAAATCGATCCGGTCAACTGCGTCCGTGTCATCAACGGTGTGGATCAACTTGCCAGCGTCCGCCGCGACCTGGGCCTGTGA
- a CDS encoding phage tail protein I, which yields MTSLLPLNSTQLERAIEAALVEKTEIPLRSLYNPDTCPAQLLPWLAWTWSVDRWDNKWSEAVKRSAIRSAFYVHAHKGTIGALRRVVEPLGYLIEVIEWWETTPMGIPGTFALKVGVLDAGISEEMYEELTRLIDDAKPVSRHLTGLAISLENTGYIGIGACVSEGEVIDVYPPTPRDIEVTGTYGLVMCIDEIDTLDVYP from the coding sequence ATGACCAGCTTGCTCCCCCTAAACAGCACGCAGTTGGAGCGTGCCATTGAGGCCGCCTTGGTCGAAAAAACTGAGATCCCGCTTCGTAGTTTGTACAACCCGGACACTTGCCCGGCGCAGCTGCTGCCCTGGCTGGCTTGGACCTGGTCGGTCGACCGCTGGGACAACAAATGGTCGGAAGCCGTCAAGCGCTCGGCCATCCGCTCCGCGTTCTACGTGCACGCGCACAAGGGCACCATCGGCGCCCTGCGGCGGGTGGTCGAACCCCTGGGCTACCTGATTGAGGTTATCGAGTGGTGGGAAACCACCCCGATGGGCATTCCTGGCACCTTCGCCTTAAAGGTCGGCGTTCTGGACGCTGGCATTAGTGAGGAAATGTACGAAGAGCTGACCCGGCTCATTGATGACGCTAAGCCTGTCAGCCGGCATTTGACCGGGCTGGCGATCAGCCTGGAAAACACCGGTTACATCGGCATCGGCGCCTGTGTAAGCGAGGGTGAAGTGATCGACGTTTACCCACCAACCCCACGCGATATCGAGGTGACCGGCACCTATGGCCTGGTCATGTGTATTGATGAAATTGACACCCTGGACGTGTACCCATGA
- a CDS encoding phage tail assembly protein, whose amino-acid sequence MRDPELPEDESITPEWLVVDLEGAVVTFSRPYDIKDMKVDRLTLRAPTVRDVRAATSASNGDEEQRETIILANLSESDTKDLEGLKLTDYQRLQAAYFRLVQDDGV is encoded by the coding sequence CTGCGCGATCCCGAGCTTCCCGAAGATGAGAGCATAACGCCAGAGTGGTTGGTCGTTGATCTTGAGGGGGCTGTCGTTACGTTCTCCAGGCCTTACGACATCAAAGATATGAAGGTCGACCGACTGACCCTGCGCGCTCCCACCGTGCGCGACGTACGTGCAGCAACGTCTGCTTCCAATGGCGATGAAGAACAGCGCGAGACGATCATCCTGGCCAACCTTTCTGAATCCGATACCAAGGATCTGGAGGGGCTAAAGCTGACGGATTACCAGCGTCTGCAGGCCGCCTACTTTCGCCTGGTGCAGGATGACGGGGTTTAA
- a CDS encoding phage tail protein has protein sequence MIDQNSQFFAILTAVGEAKQANATALGLPWTFSQMGVGDANGADPIPNRTQTRLISEWRRAPVNQVRTDPANPNIIITEQVIPADVGGKWIREIALYDADGDMVVVANCAPSFKPLLVQGTGKTQIIRMNFIVANTSSIVLKIDPAIVLATREYVDAQIIEAMAKMDFKHSVLVATTANIALSGVQTIDGVLLPADARVLVKNQAAAKENGLYVVSSTGVWKRTQDADSSVEVTPGLFVSVETGTANGDSVWQLVTDAPIVLGTTALTFEMAVGRTGVSAGSYTNVTVDKYGRVIGGTNPTTLAGHGITDTYTKDQIEAMIAQSSALPVGSMVPFPVDKVPPGFLEVNGDVKSVATYPDLAMFLGGVFNKGDEGAGNFRLPESRGEFLRGWDHGRGVDVGRAIGSMQLDSLQGFRMETMRTKAGTAWGNDDAGAGDPGVGPPLGTVTAGTRPRNLTGAFVSDGVNGVPRVGSETRSRSLAVMWCIKAWNAPINQGNIDVAALASEVEKTRNLSIQGAYRGILISAPGVGSLISARVDQVIVKDGAAVARRISGLSAAINLATVGANGLDSGVLAVSSFYSLWAINGAAQAFIAALCPVLTGATTAGSAVVTGLPSTASLRVGMQLSGSAFPAGSVVQSIDSPSQINVSALALTTTAAASLRFVYEPVLPAGYTSKARVGMLLTGSNGVPCAYTQIDNILLFDPTAASNTVNYPVAVSGVANAPVSVSLANFVPPTARKVSLVAGCTNGYVGFAPEGAFASTPGTGYLSPAQLNGFPFAGGYNASGPVPTAQGEFILRRMSFLYCATAASAVAQVMGWEDGL, from the coding sequence ATGATTGATCAGAACAGTCAGTTCTTCGCCATCCTCACGGCAGTTGGGGAGGCGAAACAGGCAAACGCCACGGCGCTTGGCCTGCCCTGGACCTTTTCGCAGATGGGCGTGGGTGATGCCAACGGCGCGGACCCTATTCCAAACCGTACCCAAACGCGCCTGATCAGTGAATGGCGCCGGGCGCCGGTCAATCAGGTGCGAACAGATCCGGCCAACCCCAACATCATCATCACCGAGCAGGTGATCCCGGCAGACGTGGGCGGTAAGTGGATCCGGGAAATCGCTCTCTATGACGCTGATGGCGACATGGTGGTGGTGGCCAACTGTGCGCCGAGCTTCAAGCCTTTGCTTGTGCAGGGGACCGGCAAGACCCAAATCATCCGCATGAACTTCATCGTTGCGAATACTTCGAGCATCGTCTTGAAGATCGACCCGGCGATTGTTCTGGCGACGCGCGAATATGTTGATGCGCAGATTATTGAAGCCATGGCGAAAATGGACTTCAAGCATTCGGTGTTAGTGGCCACCACGGCCAACATCGCGTTGAGCGGCGTGCAGACCATTGATGGTGTGCTGTTGCCGGCGGATGCGCGCGTGCTGGTAAAGAATCAAGCGGCCGCCAAGGAAAACGGCCTGTACGTGGTTTCATCCACGGGCGTGTGGAAGCGCACCCAGGATGCAGATAGTAGCGTCGAGGTGACGCCTGGGCTGTTTGTCAGTGTCGAGACGGGCACCGCCAACGGTGACAGCGTTTGGCAGCTGGTGACGGATGCGCCGATTGTTCTGGGCACTACCGCTCTGACCTTTGAAATGGCCGTGGGCCGCACTGGGGTAAGTGCTGGCTCTTACACCAATGTGACCGTCGATAAGTATGGGCGGGTGATCGGCGGGACCAATCCGACCACATTGGCGGGCCATGGCATTACCGACACCTACACGAAAGACCAGATCGAGGCGATGATCGCCCAGTCCTCCGCTCTGCCGGTTGGCTCGATGGTCCCCTTTCCAGTTGATAAGGTGCCGCCTGGGTTTCTGGAGGTAAATGGCGATGTTAAGAGCGTTGCCACATACCCCGATCTGGCCATGTTCCTGGGGGGTGTATTTAACAAGGGCGACGAGGGCGCCGGTAACTTTCGCCTGCCCGAGTCGCGCGGTGAGTTCCTGCGGGGCTGGGACCATGGGCGCGGGGTTGATGTCGGGCGCGCAATTGGCTCTATGCAGCTCGATAGTCTGCAAGGCTTCCGTATGGAAACGATGCGGACTAAGGCTGGCACAGCATGGGGTAACGATGACGCCGGTGCTGGTGATCCAGGGGTCGGCCCCCCGCTTGGCACAGTCACTGCGGGCACTAGACCACGTAACTTAACGGGCGCTTTCGTAAGTGATGGCGTGAACGGCGTGCCTCGTGTTGGATCGGAAACCCGCTCGCGTAGCTTGGCTGTAATGTGGTGCATCAAGGCTTGGAACGCGCCGATCAATCAGGGGAATATCGACGTTGCGGCCCTGGCCAGCGAAGTCGAGAAAACCCGAAACCTTTCGATTCAAGGTGCTTACCGGGGAATCCTGATCTCTGCGCCCGGCGTCGGCTCGCTTATCTCGGCCCGCGTTGATCAGGTGATTGTCAAAGATGGTGCCGCTGTGGCGCGTCGTATCAGCGGTCTTTCTGCAGCGATCAATCTGGCCACTGTCGGAGCCAATGGCTTGGATAGTGGGGTATTGGCGGTTTCGAGCTTTTACTCGTTGTGGGCTATCAATGGTGCGGCCCAAGCCTTCATCGCTGCGCTATGCCCTGTGCTGACGGGTGCGACCACTGCGGGTTCAGCGGTTGTTACCGGCTTGCCCAGCACCGCGTCACTGCGTGTTGGTATGCAACTGTCGGGCTCGGCATTCCCTGCCGGATCGGTTGTGCAAAGCATTGATTCGCCGTCTCAAATCAACGTCAGCGCCCTGGCGCTGACTACGACTGCGGCGGCGTCTTTGCGTTTCGTTTATGAACCGGTGCTTCCTGCCGGATACACGTCAAAGGCGCGCGTCGGCATGCTTCTGACGGGATCAAACGGAGTGCCCTGTGCTTACACGCAGATCGATAACATTCTTCTTTTCGATCCGACGGCGGCGTCGAATACGGTCAATTACCCGGTAGCAGTTTCGGGTGTGGCCAATGCGCCAGTGTCTGTATCGCTTGCCAACTTTGTGCCGCCAACAGCCCGTAAGGTTTCGTTGGTTGCCGGATGTACGAATGGCTACGTGGGCTTTGCGCCTGAGGGAGCTTTCGCCTCAACGCCTGGTACTGGTTATCTGAGCCCCGCCCAATTGAACGGGTTTCCGTTCGCGGGCGGTTATAACGCGTCTGGTCCTGTGCCTACTGCCCAGGGCGAGTTCATTTTGCGGCGCATGAGCTTTCTGTATTGTGCGACCGCTGCGTCGGCTGTGGCACAGGTAATGGGCTGGGAGGACGGGTTATGA
- a CDS encoding phage tail assembly chaperone, giving the protein MSFAVRNDGIYRCRSIGGPEELLPGEVFSEVYVPLLSVGIDVDAERSWRDGELSSLMWLRERHRDQLEISVNTTLTGEQFTELLHYMQDLRDWPQSPDFPDSEHRPVAPEWIADQTE; this is encoded by the coding sequence ATGAGTTTTGCTGTTCGTAATGACGGAATCTATCGCTGCCGGTCCATCGGTGGCCCTGAAGAGCTGCTGCCCGGCGAGGTGTTTTCAGAGGTCTATGTCCCTTTACTTTCGGTCGGTATTGATGTTGATGCCGAGCGGTCATGGCGTGACGGGGAACTGTCCAGCCTCATGTGGTTGCGCGAGCGTCACCGTGATCAGTTGGAAATCTCGGTAAACACAACCCTGACCGGCGAGCAGTTCACGGAGCTGTTGCACTACATGCAGGATCTACGCGACTGGCCGCAATCACCGGACTTCCCGGACAGCGAGCATCGCCCCGTCGCGCCGGAGTGGATCGCCGACCAAACCGAATAA